One Bombus vancouverensis nearcticus chromosome 7, iyBomVanc1_principal, whole genome shotgun sequence DNA window includes the following coding sequences:
- the LOC117161619 gene encoding uncharacterized protein LOC117161619: MKTISTVMSSCALLLITAASNINEQCKIHEMTTVDCHCIGNEEFFLPEGYNYENVTTIQIASCNIANLHFSSLTEASQITEIIVQNISERLIFELFLTSKRLKRLKLSRIGRIPLISRDTFVRLKSIETLRIEDTRINNFAERFTDIAITNFSMINVTIERIDQLGFSAKGEILHIKNSEFQNVTGSLNFAYFSTVEILHSKFQLNKPGYILIEGNIVYIEDCVFSNSSANVVAAGSIKINDICADGKSSMRLSSNNIKSVNNRLPTEIIYTKNKNESEHFFSRNNTVCIAGNCKCPKSSGQSPQLVSLFLAYTFQFFLPIVILLSILP; the protein is encoded by the exons ATGAAGACAATATCGACAGTGATGAGTAGTTGCGCGCTATTATTGATAACAGCTGCAAGTAATATTAACGAACAATGCAAGATTCATGAAATGACGACAGTTGATTGCCACTGCATTGGAAATGAG GAATTTTTCCTGCCAGAAGGATACAACTATGAAAATGTGACGACTATACAAATCGCGTCCTGCAACATTGCGAATCTTCATTTTTCCAGTTTAACGGAAGCGAGTCAAATTACGGAAATTATCGTGCAAAATATTAGTGAACGTTTGatctttgaattatttttaacatCAAAAAGATTGAAACGACTCAAGTTGTCGAGAATTGGCCGAATACCATTAATTAGTCGTGACACGTTCGTTAGGCTTAAAAGCATTGAAACACTTCGTATCGAAGATACGCGGATTAATAATTTCGCGGAACGATTCACCGACATAGCGATAACCAACTTTTCGATGATCAATGTTACGATCGAACGTATCGATCAGCTTGGTTTCTCGGCAAAGGGTGAAATTCTACACATTAAAAATAGtgaatttcaaaatgttacaGGTTCGTTGAATTTCGCTTACTTCTCAACCGTAGAGATTCTTCATTCCAAGTTTCAATTGAATAAACCGGGTTATATATTGATCGAAGGTAATATCGTCTATATCGAGGACTGTGTTTTTTCCAATTCGAGCGCAAACGTAGTTGCGGCGGGAAGCATTAAGATAAATGATATTTGCGCAGATGGGAAAAGCTCTATGAGACTCTCATCGAATAATATTAAAAGTGTAAACAATCGATTGCCTACCGAAATCATTTATACCAAGAATAAAAACGAATCAGAGCATTTTTTCAGTCGAAATAATACAGTGTGTATTGCTGGAAATTGCAAATGTCCGAAAAGCAGTGGTCAGAGTCCACAGTTAGTAAGCCTGTTTCTGGCATATACTTTCCAATTTTTCTTACCAATCGTTATTCTGCTATCGATACTACCTTAA